The DNA sequence TCACCGGAAAACACCGCGCTAAATATCGCCCAGTCCAAAAGAGGCGGCAGAGTGAGAAATAGAAGAACGATCGAGAAAATGGTCAAACACGCGTTAAACCAGGAGGAGAAGAGGTTTTCGCGCATCCACCGAACCACGCCGATATGGGCATTCGGAGGCATTCTTTCAGGCGCGTGATTGGTGCGTACAAATGACTCGCTCATGATCTATCGCTCCACCAGAGCCATATGGCGGTTGTACCAATTCATCACCAAAGAGGTGAACAAGCTAAGACTTAGGTAAATGGTCATGGTGATCGCGATCACCTCAACCGCCTGCCCTGTCTGATTGAGCACAGTTCCCGAAAAAACCGACACGAGATCGGGATAAGCAATTGCCACAGCGAGCGAAGAGTTCTTCGTCAGATTGAGATACTGGCTCGTGAGCGGAGGGATGATCACCCGCAAGGCTTGCGGAATAACCACCAATCGCAAAATAGGCGTAGGCTTCAGTCCTAACGCGCGCGCAGCCTCGGTCTGCCCTTTGGAGACAGCAAGGATACCGGAGCGAACATTCTCTGCGATAAAGGCGGCTGTATAGAATGAGAGCGCCAGCAGAAGCGATACAAATTCGGGTATGAGCGACCAGCCACCTTTAAACCCAAACCCCTGTAGTGATGGCACCTCGGCCTTCAGCCCCATACCGAGTGCCAGAAACGCCAGAACAGGAAGGACGAAAACCAGCAAGGGTGCGAACGCGATACCTTTAACAATCTCACCTGTCTCCAGCCGTTTGCGTTTGGCATGTCGTCCGATAAGCCACGCAGAGACGATGCCGACGAGGACCGACAGACCCAGGATCAGACCGTTTCCCTCTAGCAAGAGGGCGGGAACATAGATCCCTCGATTGTTCAGGAATGCGAGCTCCAGGAGTGACAGGCTTTCCCGTGGCAAGGGCAGCGCTCTTAAAACCGCGAAATACCAGAAAAACAACTGAAGCAGCAGAGGCACGTTTCTGACCACCTCGATATAAACCGTGGCGATCTTCGCAACGAGCCAATTGGAGGAGAGACGTGCAATACCAAGAGTAAAGCCGAGGATCGTGGCAACAAAAATGCCAATCACCGCAACAAGCAGCGTATTCAGAAACCCGACAAGCAGCGCGCGCCCGTAGCTCGACTGCTCGGTATAGTCAACCAGCGTAAGCGCGATGCCAAAACCTGCAGGGTTCTCTAGGAACCCAAATCCCGATGCGATGTTTTGGCGCTGCAGATTGGTGATCGTGTTGTCGATAATAATCCACACAAAGGATCCCACGACAAACAGTACCGCAAGCTGAATCGCAAAGGCGCGTAGCTTGGGATTGTTCCAGGGCTGAGGGCTACTGGACATCGTATCTTTTCGGGCGGTCACCTATCCTGGTTCAGCGTACGGGTGGCGAATATTGCAATCCGCCATCCTTCCAGAGAGCATTGAGCCCCCGTGGAATTCCAAGAGGTGTGTTCACGCCAACACCTCGCTCAAATGACTCTCCGTAGTTCCCAACTTGCGTAATGATTTTGTACGCCCAGTCATTTGGGATGCCGAGGTTTTGGCCGAAAGCACCTTCAGCACCCAGTAGACGACGGATTGCCGGGTTTTGCGTCGTACGCATGTCGCCGGCATTTTTCGATGTCACACCAAGCTCTTCTGCTTCAACCATGGCGAAGAGCGACCAGCGAACAATGTCCGCCCATTGGTCATCACCTTGGCGCACAGCAGGTCCAAGCGGTTCCTTGGAAATAATTTCGGGCAGCACAACATGATCATTGTAGTCCACGAGCTTCAAACGTTCTGAGTAAAGACCGGAGGCATCGGTCGTGAAGGCATCACAGCGCCCGGCATCATAGGCAGCAACCACTTCGTCTGACTTTTCAAAGGCGACGATGGAGTAAGCCAGTCCGTTGGAACGGAAAAAGTCAGCAACATTAAGCTCGGTCGTAGTGCCCGTATTGGTGCAGACAACCGCGCCATCCAGCTCCATGACACTCTTCACACCAAGTTCCTTGCGAACCATAAAGCCCTGGCCGTCATAATAATTGACGCCCACAAAATCGAGACCAAGTGCGGTGTCACGGGTCAAGGACCAGGTCGTATTTCGGGTCAGCACATCAATCTCACCCGATTGCAGAGCTGTAAATCGTTCCTTCGCTGACAGAGGCGTATAACGGGATTTATCCGCATCTCCAAAAACAGCAGCGGCGACAGCGCGGCAGAGATCAACATCAATACCGCTCCAGTCACCTGAATCATTGGGATTTGAAAACCCGGGAAGGCCCTGGCTAACGCCGCAACGCACATAGCCTCGCTCTCGCACAAGGTCGAGCGTCGACCGGCTCGATACAACGGGGAGCGGTTCCGCTTCAGCCTGTGGATCCGCGCTATCGCTCGCAGCAACAGCCGGTGCAGGCTCATCGCCACCACCTGCAAACATTGGATACAGCAGAAAGCCGGCTACAACCCCGACAACCAGGGCCAAAACCGCTGGCAAAAGCCGATTGTTCATGAAATCTCCCCTCAAACGCGCCTAACTCAGTATTGAACTCTGACTTT is a window from the Rhodobiaceae bacterium genome containing:
- the yhdW gene encoding putative amino-acid ABC transporter-binding protein YhdW, encoding MNNRLLPAVLALVVGVVAGFLLYPMFAGGGDEPAPAVAASDSADPQAEAEPLPVVSSRSTLDLVRERGYVRCGVSQGLPGFSNPNDSGDWSGIDVDLCRAVAAAVFGDADKSRYTPLSAKERFTALQSGEIDVLTRNTTWSLTRDTALGLDFVGVNYYDGQGFMVRKELGVKSVMELDGAVVCTNTGTTTELNVADFFRSNGLAYSIVAFEKSDEVVAAYDAGRCDAFTTDASGLYSERLKLVDYNDHVVLPEIISKEPLGPAVRQGDDQWADIVRWSLFAMVEAEELGVTSKNAGDMRTTQNPAIRRLLGAEGAFGQNLGIPNDWAYKIITQVGNYGESFERGVGVNTPLGIPRGLNALWKDGGLQYSPPVR
- the glnM gene encoding putative glutamine ABC transporter permease protein GlnM, with translation MSSSPQPWNNPKLRAFAIQLAVLFVVGSFVWIIIDNTITNLQRQNIASGFGFLENPAGFGIALTLVDYTEQSSYGRALLVGFLNTLLVAVIGIFVATILGFTLGIARLSSNWLVAKIATVYIEVVRNVPLLLQLFFWYFAVLRALPLPRESLSLLELAFLNNRGIYVPALLLEGNGLILGLSVLVGIVSAWLIGRHAKRKRLETGEIVKGIAFAPLLVFVLPVLAFLALGMGLKAEVPSLQGFGFKGGWSLIPEFVSLLLALSFYTAAFIAENVRSGILAVSKGQTEAARALGLKPTPILRLVVIPQALRVIIPPLTSQYLNLTKNSSLAVAIAYPDLVSVFSGTVLNQTGQAVEVIAITMTIYLSLSLFTSLVMNWYNRHMALVER